A DNA window from Pedomonas mirosovicensis contains the following coding sequences:
- a CDS encoding efflux RND transporter periplasmic adaptor subunit, translated as MRLRKSTFGLVALAIVFGLLGLYNYVIQPMLLKKFILGAEPPPVVVAAEQARLEQRTDSVRAVGSIQAINGVDIAAEMDGVVREILFTSGQMVKKGQVLVRMDTETEAADVALYEATLANARKDLERTQKLVETQTASRAALDRAVAAHDEAKAQLARARASLDKKVIRAPFSGRIGIRQVNLGQFLSRGTPVVTLQAVDPIYATFPVPEQNIARIQLGQPVFIQVDAAPGTRFEGKITSIDAKVDESTRNVTVQATLPNPDGLLTPGAFANITVQGSRQEDVVTVPATAVAYSLYGDSVYVLKPAPATKASSGSAQAAPAPAAGGQAAGDQTVYVAERRAVKTGETIKGHAAILSGVKPGETVVTAGQLKLHDGAKALINNAIALDPASPLPRN; from the coding sequence ATGCGCCTCCGCAAATCGACCTTCGGGCTCGTCGCCCTTGCCATCGTCTTCGGCCTCTTGGGGCTGTACAACTATGTCATCCAGCCCATGCTGCTGAAGAAGTTCATTCTGGGCGCGGAGCCGCCGCCAGTGGTGGTGGCCGCCGAGCAAGCGCGGCTGGAACAGCGCACGGACTCCGTCCGGGCCGTCGGCTCCATCCAGGCCATCAACGGCGTCGACATCGCCGCCGAGATGGATGGCGTGGTGCGGGAGATTCTCTTCACGTCCGGCCAGATGGTGAAGAAGGGCCAGGTGCTGGTCCGCATGGACACCGAGACGGAAGCGGCGGACGTCGCCCTTTATGAGGCAACGCTCGCCAACGCCCGCAAGGACCTGGAGCGCACCCAGAAGCTGGTGGAGACGCAGACCGCCTCCCGCGCCGCCCTCGATCGCGCCGTCGCGGCGCATGACGAGGCCAAGGCCCAGCTGGCCCGCGCCCGGGCGAGCCTGGACAAGAAGGTGATCCGCGCGCCCTTTTCAGGCCGCATCGGCATCCGGCAGGTCAACCTCGGCCAGTTCCTGAGCCGGGGCACGCCGGTCGTCACCCTGCAGGCGGTCGACCCCATCTACGCCACCTTCCCGGTGCCCGAGCAGAACATCGCCCGCATCCAGCTGGGTCAGCCCGTCTTCATTCAGGTGGATGCCGCTCCCGGCACGCGCTTTGAGGGCAAGATAACCTCGATCGACGCCAAGGTGGACGAAAGCACCCGCAACGTCACCGTGCAGGCGACCCTGCCCAACCCGGACGGGCTGCTGACCCCTGGGGCCTTCGCCAACATTACCGTGCAGGGCAGCCGACAGGAGGATGTGGTGACCGTGCCGGCAACGGCCGTCGCCTACTCGCTCTACGGCGATTCCGTCTACGTGCTGAAGCCGGCTCCCGCGACCAAGGCGTCCTCGGGCAGCGCCCAGGCGGCCCCCGCCCCGGCGGCGGGCGGCCAGGCCGCCGGCGACCAGACCGTTTACGTGGCGGAACGGCGCGCGGTGAAGACTGGCGAGACCATCAAGGGCCACGCGGCCATTCTCAGCGGCGTGAAGCCGGGCGAGACGGTGGTGACCGCCGGCCAGCTGAAGCTGCACGACGGAGCCAAGGCGCTGATCAACAATGCCATCGCCCTCGACCCCGCCAGCCCGCTGCCGCGGAACTGA
- the rplJ gene encoding 50S ribosomal protein L10 — protein sequence MDRVQKKEMVSSLNATFSETSVVVVTRNLGLTVAQVNDLRRKMQAAGATFKVAKNRLARIAAEGTPYTSISPLLTGPTALSTSKDPVAAAKVIVDFAKTTDKIEILGGAMGTTALDVNGVKALAELPSLDELRATLVGLINAPATKIARVVGAPATKVARVVSAYAEKEAA from the coding sequence ATGGACAGAGTCCAGAAAAAGGAGATGGTCTCCTCGCTCAATGCTACCTTCTCTGAGACGTCAGTGGTCGTGGTCACCCGGAATCTGGGTCTGACCGTCGCCCAGGTGAACGATCTCCGGAGAAAGATGCAGGCAGCGGGTGCCACCTTCAAAGTGGCGAAGAACCGGCTCGCTCGCATTGCCGCCGAAGGCACGCCGTACACGTCGATCAGCCCGCTGCTGACCGGCCCGACGGCGCTGTCCACTTCCAAGGATCCCGTGGCTGCGGCCAAGGTGATCGTGGACTTCGCGAAGACCACCGACAAGATCGAGATCCTCGGTGGCGCGATGGGGACGACCGCCCTCGACGTCAATGGCGTGAAGGCGCTGGCTGAACTGCCGTCGCTCGACGAACTGCGCGCAACGCTCGTGGGCCTCATCAATGCCCCGGCGACCAAGATCGCGCGCGTCGTTGGCGCTCCGGCGACCAAGGTGGCTCGCGTCGTCTCGGCTTATGCCGAGAAAGAAGCCGCTTAA
- the rplL gene encoding 50S ribosomal protein L7/L12 — protein sequence MADLAKLVDDLSALTVLEAAELAKMLEEKWGVSAAAAVAVAAPAAGGAAAPAAEEKTEFDVVLVSDNGKKINVIKEVRAITGLGLTEAKALVEGAPKAVKEGVAKDEAEKIKKQLEEAGATVELK from the coding sequence ATGGCTGACCTTGCGAAACTGGTTGATGATCTGTCTGCCCTGACCGTCCTGGAAGCTGCTGAGCTGGCCAAGATGCTGGAAGAGAAGTGGGGCGTGTCGGCTGCTGCTGCCGTCGCCGTTGCTGCTCCGGCTGCTGGCGGCGCTGCTGCTCCGGCTGCTGAAGAGAAGACCGAGTTCGACGTCGTTCTCGTGTCGGACAACGGCAAGAAGATCAACGTGATTAAGGAAGTCCGCGCCATCACCGGCCTGGGCCTGACCGAGGCGAAGGCTCTCGTCGAGGGCGCCCCGAAGGCCGTGAAGGAAGGCGTCGCGAAGGACGAAGCCGAGAAGATCAAGAAGCAGCTTGAGGAAGCCGGCGCGACCGTCGAACTCAAGTAA
- the secE gene encoding preprotein translocase subunit SecE, translating to MAKTSPGEFVRQVRQETRKVTWPTRRETMITTVMVFVLTGILSVFFLGVDWVLGSIVQLLLNLGQ from the coding sequence ATGGCGAAGACCAGCCCAGGCGAGTTCGTCCGGCAGGTTCGCCAGGAGACGCGCAAGGTCACGTGGCCGACGCGACGGGAGACGATGATCACCACGGTCATGGTCTTCGTTTTGACGGGTATTCTTTCCGTCTTCTTCCTGGGCGTCGACTGGGTTCTTGGCTCCATCGTGCAACTTCTGCTGAACCTTGGCCAGTAA
- the rplK gene encoding 50S ribosomal protein L11: MAKKITGYIKLQVPAGSANPSPPIGPALGQRGVNIMEFCKAFNAKTQEMEKGMPIPVIITVYGDRSFTFVMKTPPATYLLAKAAKIQKGAATTGKGYVGKVTREDIRKIAETKMPDLNTTDIEAAMRSVEGSARSMGLQVVEA, from the coding sequence ATGGCCAAGAAAATTACCGGCTATATCAAGCTGCAAGTGCCGGCTGGTTCCGCCAACCCGAGCCCGCCGATTGGTCCGGCTCTGGGTCAGCGCGGCGTGAACATCATGGAATTCTGCAAGGCGTTCAACGCCAAGACGCAGGAAATGGAAAAGGGCATGCCGATTCCGGTGATTATCACCGTGTACGGCGACCGCTCGTTCACGTTCGTGATGAAGACGCCGCCGGCGACCTACCTGCTCGCCAAGGCCGCGAAGATCCAGAAGGGCGCCGCGACCACGGGCAAGGGCTACGTGGGCAAGGTGACCCGCGAGGACATCCGCAAGATCGCTGAGACCAAGATGCCGGATCTGAACACGACCGACATCGAAGCCGCGATGCGTTCCGTTGAAGGTTCGGCCCGTTCCATGGGCCTTCAGGTCGTGGAGGCCTAA
- the rpoB gene encoding DNA-directed RNA polymerase subunit beta, whose product MATQATSFTGRKRIRKTFGRIREVVEMPNLIEVQRESYEQFLRSQPGYVSGLEKTLRSVFPIRDFAGTAELDFVRYELEDPKYDVDECRQRGMTFAAPMRVTLRLIVFEVDQDTGARSVLDIKEQDVYMGDMPLMTENGTFIINGTERVIVSQMHRSPGVFFDHDKGKTHSSGKYLFAARVIPYRGSWLDFEFDAKDIVNVRIDRKRKLPVTTLLYALGLNSEEILNQFYGRVTWLRASDGWKVPFVPEQWRGQKPMYDVIDASTGEVVFPANQKITPRAARKAANDGLTELLIPSEEIFGRYAAYDMINEKTGEIYIEAGDEVNKDNLAKLDAAGFDRLDVLDIDHVNVGPWLRNTLMADKVEERDHALSEIYRVMRPGEPPTRETAEGLFHGLFFDPERYDLSAVGRVKMNMRLELECPDDVTVLRKDDILAVIKTLIDLKDGRGEIDDIDNLGNRRVRSVGELLENQYRVGLLRMERAVKERMSSVDIDTVMPNDLINAKPAVAAVREFFGSSQLSQFMDQTNPLSEVTHKRRVSALGPGGLTRERAGFEVRDVHPTHYGRICPIETPEGPNIGLINSLATYSRVNKYGFIETPYRRVVDGKVTDEVVYLSAMEEQRHTIAQANSETDANGMLVEELVSAREAGEFLVAPREQITLMDVSPKQLVSVAASLIPFLENDDANRALMGSNMQRQAVPLVRAEAPFVGTGMEATVARDSGAAIAARRGGIIDQVDATRIVIRATEDVEPGKSAVDIYTLLKFQRSNQNTCINQRPLVKVGDVVAKGDIIADGPSTELGELALGRNVLVAFMPWNGYNYEDSILISERIVKEDVFTSIHIEEFEVMARDTKLGPEDITRDIPNVGEEALRNLDEAGIVYIGAEVHPGDILVGKITPKGESPMTPEEKLLRAIFGEKASDVRDTSLRLPPGVAGTVVEVRVFNRHGVEKDERAMAIEREEIERLTKDREDERAILDRSTYVRLKDILIGQTATSGPKGFKKGSEITEEALAETPRHEWWKFAIADDERQTHIEALKDQWEQARKSLEKRFEEKVEKLQRGDELPPGVLKMVKVFVAVKRKLQPGDKMAGRHGNKGVISRILPIEDMPFLEDGTHVDIVLNPLGVPSRMNVGQIFETHLGWAARGLGVQIKAMLDGFYQGGRQDTAALRERLKAIYDWQYDTVADMADEEVVELASNLTSGVPMATPVFDGARERDVARMLEMAGLDPSGQVDLYDGRTGERFDRKVTVGYIYMLKLHHLVDDKIHARSIGPYSLVTQQPLGGKAQFGGQRFGEMEVWALQAYGAAYTLQEMLTVKSDDVVGRTKVYEAIVKGDDTFEAGIPESFNVLVKEMRSLGLNVELQSADEE is encoded by the coding sequence ATGGCCACCCAGGCGACGTCGTTCACGGGACGCAAGCGCATTCGCAAGACCTTCGGTCGTATCCGCGAGGTCGTGGAAATGCCGAACCTTATCGAAGTGCAGCGCGAAAGCTACGAGCAGTTCCTTCGCTCGCAGCCTGGCTACGTGTCCGGTCTGGAGAAAACGCTGCGGTCGGTCTTTCCGATCCGCGATTTCGCCGGCACCGCCGAGCTGGATTTCGTGCGTTACGAGCTTGAGGATCCCAAGTACGACGTGGACGAGTGCCGCCAGCGGGGCATGACCTTTGCCGCCCCGATGCGCGTGACCCTGCGTCTGATCGTTTTCGAAGTGGATCAGGACACCGGCGCCCGCTCCGTGCTCGATATCAAGGAGCAGGACGTGTACATGGGCGACATGCCGCTCATGACCGAGAACGGCACGTTCATCATCAACGGCACCGAGCGCGTCATCGTCTCCCAGATGCACCGTTCGCCGGGCGTGTTCTTCGACCACGACAAGGGCAAGACCCACTCGTCGGGCAAGTACCTGTTCGCCGCGCGCGTCATTCCGTACCGCGGCTCGTGGCTGGACTTCGAGTTCGACGCCAAGGACATCGTCAACGTCCGTATCGATCGCAAGCGCAAGCTGCCGGTGACGACGCTGCTCTATGCGCTGGGCCTGAACTCGGAAGAGATCCTGAACCAGTTCTACGGCCGGGTGACCTGGCTGCGTGCGTCCGATGGCTGGAAGGTGCCGTTCGTGCCCGAACAGTGGCGCGGCCAGAAGCCGATGTACGACGTCATCGACGCCTCCACCGGCGAAGTGGTGTTCCCGGCCAACCAGAAGATCACGCCGCGCGCCGCCCGCAAGGCCGCCAACGACGGCCTGACCGAGCTGCTGATCCCGTCGGAGGAGATCTTCGGCCGTTACGCCGCCTACGACATGATCAACGAGAAGACCGGCGAGATCTACATCGAGGCCGGCGACGAGGTGAACAAGGACAACCTTGCCAAGCTCGACGCTGCCGGGTTCGATCGCCTCGACGTGCTCGACATCGACCATGTGAACGTGGGCCCGTGGCTGCGGAACACGCTGATGGCGGACAAGGTCGAGGAGCGCGACCACGCGCTGTCCGAGATCTACCGCGTCATGCGCCCTGGCGAGCCGCCGACCCGCGAGACCGCCGAAGGCCTGTTCCACGGCCTGTTCTTCGATCCGGAGCGCTACGACCTCTCGGCCGTCGGCCGCGTGAAGATGAACATGCGTCTGGAGTTGGAGTGCCCGGACGATGTGACGGTGCTCCGCAAGGATGACATCCTGGCCGTTATCAAGACCCTGATCGACCTGAAGGACGGCCGGGGCGAGATCGACGACATCGACAATCTGGGCAACCGCCGCGTCCGCTCGGTGGGCGAGCTGCTGGAAAACCAGTACCGCGTCGGCCTGCTCCGCATGGAGCGCGCGGTGAAGGAGCGCATGTCCTCGGTCGATATCGACACGGTCATGCCGAACGACCTCATCAACGCCAAGCCCGCCGTGGCCGCGGTGCGCGAGTTCTTCGGTTCGTCGCAGCTGTCGCAGTTCATGGACCAGACCAACCCGCTGTCCGAAGTGACGCACAAGCGCCGCGTGTCGGCCCTTGGTCCGGGCGGTCTGACCCGCGAGCGCGCCGGCTTCGAGGTGCGCGACGTTCACCCGACCCACTATGGCCGTATCTGTCCGATTGAGACGCCGGAAGGCCCGAACATCGGTCTCATCAACTCGCTGGCCACCTACAGCCGCGTCAATAAGTACGGCTTCATCGAGACGCCGTACCGCCGCGTCGTCGATGGCAAGGTGACCGATGAGGTGGTGTACCTCTCGGCCATGGAAGAGCAGCGCCACACCATCGCGCAGGCCAACTCGGAAACCGACGCGAATGGCATGCTGGTGGAAGAGCTGGTCTCGGCCCGCGAAGCAGGCGAGTTCCTCGTCGCGCCGCGCGAGCAGATCACGCTGATGGACGTGTCGCCGAAGCAGCTGGTGTCGGTCGCCGCGTCGCTCATTCCGTTCCTGGAAAACGACGACGCGAACCGCGCGCTCATGGGCTCGAACATGCAGCGTCAGGCCGTGCCGCTGGTGCGCGCCGAGGCGCCGTTCGTCGGCACCGGCATGGAAGCCACGGTTGCCCGTGACTCCGGCGCTGCCATTGCGGCCCGCCGCGGCGGCATCATCGACCAGGTGGACGCCACCCGCATCGTGATCCGCGCCACGGAAGACGTGGAGCCGGGCAAGTCGGCGGTGGACATCTACACCCTGCTGAAGTTCCAGCGCTCCAACCAGAACACCTGCATCAACCAGCGCCCGCTGGTGAAGGTGGGTGACGTGGTGGCCAAGGGCGATATCATCGCCGACGGTCCGTCCACCGAACTGGGCGAGCTGGCGCTCGGCCGGAACGTGCTGGTCGCGTTCATGCCGTGGAACGGCTACAACTACGAGGACTCCATCCTCATCTCCGAGCGGATCGTGAAGGAAGACGTCTTCACCTCGATCCACATCGAGGAGTTTGAGGTCATGGCCCGCGATACGAAGCTGGGCCCGGAGGACATCACCCGCGACATCCCGAACGTCGGTGAAGAAGCGCTGCGGAACCTCGACGAGGCCGGCATCGTCTACATCGGCGCCGAGGTGCACCCGGGCGACATCCTCGTCGGCAAGATCACGCCGAAGGGCGAAAGCCCGATGACGCCGGAGGAAAAGCTTCTGCGCGCCATCTTCGGCGAGAAGGCCTCTGATGTCCGCGACACGTCGCTGCGTCTGCCGCCGGGCGTTGCCGGCACGGTGGTCGAGGTTCGCGTGTTCAACCGTCATGGCGTCGAGAAGGACGAGCGCGCCATGGCCATCGAGCGCGAGGAAATCGAGCGCCTGACCAAGGACCGCGAGGACGAGCGCGCCATTCTGGACCGCTCGACCTACGTCCGCCTGAAGGACATCCTGATCGGTCAGACGGCGACCTCCGGTCCGAAGGGCTTCAAGAAGGGCTCTGAGATCACCGAAGAGGCGCTGGCCGAGACGCCGCGTCACGAATGGTGGAAGTTCGCCATTGCAGATGACGAGCGCCAGACCCATATCGAGGCTCTCAAGGACCAGTGGGAACAGGCCCGCAAGAGCCTGGAGAAGCGGTTCGAGGAGAAGGTCGAGAAGCTGCAGCGCGGCGACGAGCTGCCGCCGGGCGTTCTCAAGATGGTCAAGGTCTTCGTTGCGGTGAAGCGTAAGCTGCAGCCGGGCGACAAGATGGCCGGCCGTCACGGGAACAAGGGTGTGATCTCGCGCATTCTGCCGATCGAGGACATGCCGTTCCTTGAGGACGGTACGCACGTCGACATCGTGCTGAACCCGCTGGGCGTGCCCAGCCGCATGAACGTCGGTCAGATCTTCGAGACGCACCTGGGCTGGGCCGCGCGCGGCCTCGGCGTCCAGATCAAGGCGATGCTGGATGGCTTCTACCAGGGTGGCCGTCAGGACACCGCGGCACTGCGCGAGCGTCTGAAGGCGATCTACGACTGGCAGTACGACACCGTTGCCGACATGGCGGACGAAGAGGTGGTGGAGCTGGCCTCCAACCTCACCTCGGGCGTGCCGATGGCAACGCCGGTGTTCGACGGCGCCCGCGAGCGGGACGTCGCCCGGATGCTGGAGATGGCGGGGCTGGATCCGTCGGGTCAGGTCGATCTCTACGACGGCCGTACCGGCGAGCGCTTCGACCGCAAGGTGACCGTGGGCTACATCTACATGCTGAAGCTCCACCACCTGGTCGATGACAAGATCCACGCCCGCTCGATCGGCCCGTACAGCCTGGTCACCCAGCAGCCGCTGGGCGGTAAGGCGCAGTTCGGTGGTCAGCGCTTCGGCGAAATGGAGGTCTGGGCCCTGCAGGCATACGGCGCGGCCTATACCCTCCAGGAAATGCTGACGGTGAAGTCGGACGACGTGGTTGGCCGTACCAAGGTGTACGAGGCGATCGTGAAGGGCGACGACACGTTCGAGGCCGGTATCCCCGAGTCCTTCAACGTGCTGGTCAAGGAAATGCGTTCGCTTGGCCTCAACGTCGAACTGCAGTCGGCCGACGAGGAATAG
- the nusG gene encoding transcription termination/antitermination protein NusG has protein sequence MTARWYIIHAYSGFENKVRDQIKAEAERLGLADFIPQVEVPTEKVTEVRRNKKVVVERTSFPGYVLAKMHMNDEVYHLVRNTPKVTGFLGAQGKPQPITEAEAGRILNMQGEAAAPKAKARAEFEIGDSVRVLDGPFASFNGLVEEIDYDRARVKVSVSIFGRATPVELDFEQVERVK, from the coding sequence ATGACAGCGCGCTGGTACATCATTCACGCCTACTCGGGCTTCGAGAACAAGGTTCGCGATCAGATCAAGGCGGAGGCCGAGCGCCTTGGCCTGGCTGATTTCATTCCCCAGGTCGAAGTGCCGACCGAGAAGGTGACCGAGGTTCGCCGCAACAAGAAGGTCGTTGTCGAGCGCACCTCCTTCCCCGGCTACGTGCTCGCCAAGATGCACATGAACGACGAGGTCTATCACCTGGTGCGGAACACGCCGAAGGTGACCGGTTTTCTCGGCGCGCAGGGTAAGCCGCAGCCCATCACCGAGGCTGAGGCCGGCCGCATCCTGAACATGCAGGGCGAGGCGGCGGCTCCCAAGGCCAAGGCCCGCGCCGAGTTCGAGATCGGCGATTCGGTGCGCGTGCTGGACGGCCCGTTCGCGTCGTTCAACGGCCTCGTCGAGGAGATCGACTACGACCGCGCCCGCGTGAAGGTGTCGGTATCCATCTTCGGCCGCGCAACGCCGGTCGAGCTGGACTTCGAGCAGGTCGAGCGCGTCAAGTAA
- the rplA gene encoding 50S ribosomal protein L1: protein MAKLSKRMQKIAPTVDRQKFYAVDEAIALVKQNAVSKFDETIEIAINLNVDPRHADQMVRGVTTLPKGTGKTVRVAVFAKEGKAEEAKAAGADIVGAEDLIDAVSKGEINFDRCIATPDMMGLIGRVAKILGPKGMMPNPKLGTVTPNVADAVKAAKGGQVEFRVEKAGIIHARLGKASFAAEDLRANFDAFVDAIIKAKPSGAKGKYLTKIALSSTMGPGVKVDVANVNGAI, encoded by the coding sequence ATGGCAAAGCTGAGCAAGCGCATGCAGAAGATCGCCCCGACGGTCGATCGTCAGAAGTTCTACGCTGTCGACGAGGCGATCGCCCTCGTGAAGCAGAACGCCGTTTCGAAGTTCGACGAGACCATCGAAATCGCGATCAACCTGAACGTCGATCCGCGTCACGCCGACCAGATGGTTCGCGGCGTCACCACCCTGCCGAAGGGCACGGGCAAGACCGTCCGCGTCGCCGTGTTCGCCAAGGAAGGCAAGGCTGAGGAAGCCAAGGCCGCCGGCGCGGACATCGTGGGCGCCGAGGACCTGATCGATGCCGTCTCCAAGGGCGAGATCAACTTCGACCGCTGCATCGCCACCCCGGACATGATGGGCCTCATCGGCCGCGTCGCCAAGATCCTGGGTCCGAAGGGCATGATGCCGAACCCGAAGCTGGGCACCGTGACCCCGAACGTGGCCGACGCCGTGAAGGCCGCCAAGGGTGGTCAGGTGGAGTTCCGCGTCGAGAAGGCCGGTATCATCCACGCCCGCCTCGGCAAGGCCTCGTTCGCGGCTGAGGATCTGCGCGCCAACTTCGACGCCTTCGTCGACGCCATCATCAAGGCGAAGCCGTCGGGCGCCAAGGGTAAGTACCTCACCAAGATCGCCCTCAGCTCCACCATGGGCCCGGGCGTGAAGGTGGATGTTGCCAACGTCAACGGCGCGATCTAA